In Caldicellulosiruptor obsidiansis OB47, a single window of DNA contains:
- a CDS encoding CBS domain-containing protein, whose amino-acid sequence MLSNIINKDFIKLLPTDTVKFALEQMQKRKKSVAVIVDENDFLKGIIVKADIYRFLSQPGHYETYPVELAMTKAVITADKNDDIKDVAKLLRENDISAVPVLDDGKVIGLIGLEDIVDYFINM is encoded by the coding sequence ATGCTTTCAAACATAATTAACAAGGATTTTATAAAACTTTTACCAACAGATACAGTCAAGTTCGCGCTTGAACAAATGCAGAAAAGAAAAAAGAGCGTGGCAGTTATCGTAGATGAAAATGACTTTTTAAAAGGAATTATCGTAAAAGCAGATATTTATAGGTTCCTCAGCCAGCCCGGTCATTATGAAACATACCCTGTTGAGCTTGCTATGACAAAAGCGGTAATCACAGCTGATAAAAATGACGATATTAAAGATGTTGCAAAACTTTTGCGTGAAAATGACATTTCAGCTGTTCCTGTTCTTGATGATGGCAAGGTAATTGGTCTTATTGGTCTTGAAGATATAGTTGATTATTTTATTAACATGTAG
- the mntA gene encoding type VII toxin-antitoxin system MntA family adenylyltransferase antitoxin codes for MLNVDNKLPELISFFKVRDDIVAVWIVGSYGTKYQTENSDIDLAILFSKEISFFDELDLEVQICDILQTDKVDIINLNKAPLTLQFKAISEGREIIKKDPIKVADFEEVVLDLYQDHEYFYRIFYKELKERNHHDSQHRL; via the coding sequence ATGCTAAATGTAGATAATAAACTTCCAGAACTTATTAGTTTTTTCAAAGTGCGAGATGATATAGTAGCCGTTTGGATAGTGGGTTCATATGGTACAAAATATCAAACAGAAAATAGCGATATCGACCTTGCGATTTTATTTTCTAAAGAAATTAGCTTTTTTGATGAACTCGATTTAGAAGTACAAATCTGTGATATTCTTCAAACAGACAAGGTGGACATTATAAATCTCAATAAAGCTCCGTTGACTTTACAGTTTAAAGCCATCAGCGAAGGAAGAGAGATAATTAAAAAAGACCCTATTAAAGTAGCAGATTTTGAAGAAGTAGTTCTAGATTTGTATCAAGATCATGAGTACTTTTACAGGATATTTTATAAAGAATTAAAGGAGAGAAACCACCATGATTCTCAACATAGATTATGA
- a CDS encoding DUF1646 family protein — MVDILLIIILLFVFILPFIFRKIEHNLEVFLLVMGLLATVVSKTLSFHLLGHVFSNYLLYLVTAVVLVMGFVFNLTVNKFKTAINSILNKIKIELFVTFVVLFLGLISSIITAIVATLILVEIIHLLPLKHKTKVKVAIIGCFSIGFGAALTPVGEPLSTIVVSSLNAEFLYILKNLGIYIVPTIIILSLLSYFILLHERKRGYILPTYDELLTEEEAIVKAEEKAILDLEARKDVILRAGKIFMFIVALELLGNGFKPFIDKYVVKLGDKLLFWINIISAALDNATVAAAEITPSLSTGQVKAILLSLLASGGILIQGNIPNIIAANKLQIKSKEWIQLGLPLGLILLLVFYLILFVI; from the coding sequence GTGGTTGACATATTGCTGATAATAATCTTGTTGTTTGTCTTCATATTACCGTTTATTTTTCGCAAGATTGAGCACAATTTAGAGGTATTTTTGCTTGTAATGGGTTTATTGGCAACTGTGGTTTCTAAAACTTTATCATTTCATCTTCTGGGACATGTATTTAGCAATTATCTTCTTTATCTGGTTACAGCAGTTGTTCTTGTAATGGGGTTTGTGTTTAACCTCACAGTTAACAAATTTAAAACTGCAATAAACTCCATTTTGAACAAGATAAAGATAGAACTCTTTGTAACCTTTGTGGTTTTATTCCTTGGGCTTATCTCAAGCATCATCACAGCAATTGTTGCAACATTGATACTTGTGGAAATCATTCACCTTCTGCCACTGAAACACAAAACAAAGGTTAAGGTAGCAATAATAGGCTGCTTTTCCATAGGTTTTGGTGCAGCATTAACTCCCGTTGGAGAGCCACTTTCAACAATTGTGGTAAGTTCTTTGAACGCTGAATTTTTATATATACTTAAAAATCTTGGAATTTATATAGTGCCCACAATAATCATCTTATCACTTTTAAGCTACTTTATTTTGCTACATGAAAGAAAAAGAGGGTATATTCTGCCAACTTATGATGAACTTTTGACAGAAGAAGAGGCTATTGTGAAAGCTGAAGAAAAAGCTATTTTAGACCTTGAGGCAAGGAAAGATGTGATACTACGTGCTGGCAAAATTTTTATGTTCATAGTCGCATTGGAACTGCTGGGCAATGGTTTTAAGCCTTTCATTGATAAATATGTTGTAAAACTGGGGGATAAACTTCTGTTCTGGATAAACATCATCTCAGCAGCTCTCGACAATGCAACAGTTGCAGCGGCTGAGATAACACCAAGCCTTTCAACTGGTCAAGTGAAAGCAATATTACTGAGCCTTCTTGCAAGTGGTGGTATTTTAATTCAGGGCAACATTCCAAACATAATTGCAGCAAACAAACTACAAATAAAGAGCAAGGAATGGATACAACTGGGGCTGCCACTGGGACTAATATTGCTTCTTGTATTTTACTTGATACTTTTTGTAATTTAA
- a CDS encoding DUF134 domain-containing protein, whose product MPRPVRCRRVEFLPRFNYFFPKEGCNDEVILKVEELEAIRLKDLEGLMQEECAQKMQVSRQTFQLILEEARKKIADALINGKAIRIEGGNYVVGSCKVVCRECGYMFDADLSECPVCHSKNVGCAKGMGKGHCFRHRHGKLES is encoded by the coding sequence TTGCCACGACCAGTAAGATGCAGAAGAGTAGAGTTTTTGCCAAGGTTTAATTATTTTTTCCCTAAAGAAGGTTGTAATGATGAAGTGATTTTAAAAGTTGAAGAACTTGAGGCAATAAGACTTAAAGACTTAGAAGGTCTCATGCAGGAAGAATGTGCACAAAAGATGCAAGTTTCCCGTCAGACATTTCAGCTCATACTAGAAGAGGCGAGAAAAAAGATTGCAGATGCCCTTATAAACGGCAAAGCTATCAGAATTGAAGGTGGAAACTACGTTGTTGGCAGTTGCAAGGTAGTCTGTAGAGAATGTGGATATATGTTTGATGCAGACCTTTCAGAGTGTCCTGTTTGCCATTCAAAAAATGTTGGGTGTGCAAAAGGTATGGGGAAAGGACACTGTTTCCGTCACAGACACGGGAAATTAGAGTCTTGA
- a CDS encoding Mrp/NBP35 family ATP-binding protein produces the protein MRQNVMHPIPKNEFTDVKKMYAVVSGKGGVGKSLITSLIAVGLRREGYEVGILDADITGPSIPKMFGVSGAKIESDSKAIYPVRTHNDIKIMSMNLLLNKEDAPVIWRGPLIAKTIEQFWTDVGWGILDYLLIDMPPGTGDVALTVFQSLPIDGIIIVTSPQDLVSLIVKKAYNMAKQMDIPIIGIVENMSYAICPHCGREIDIFGKSKLEEEAERLSLRILGRVPIDSKLTALCDSGEIEKAQNLYLDSCLNILKSNLNEY, from the coding sequence TTGAGACAGAATGTAATGCATCCAATTCCTAAAAATGAATTTACTGACGTAAAAAAGATGTATGCTGTTGTGAGTGGCAAAGGTGGAGTTGGAAAGAGTCTGATTACTTCATTGATTGCTGTGGGTTTGAGAAGAGAAGGTTATGAAGTTGGAATTCTTGATGCTGATATAACTGGTCCATCCATACCAAAGATGTTTGGTGTAAGTGGTGCAAAGATTGAATCAGACTCAAAAGCAATCTATCCTGTGAGAACTCACAATGATATAAAAATTATGTCAATGAACTTGCTTTTGAATAAAGAAGATGCACCGGTGATTTGGAGAGGTCCGCTCATTGCAAAGACAATAGAACAGTTCTGGACAGATGTTGGTTGGGGTATATTGGACTATCTTTTAATTGATATGCCTCCAGGGACGGGGGATGTTGCACTTACAGTTTTCCAGTCACTGCCGATAGACGGAATTATAATTGTGACCTCACCGCAGGACCTTGTATCTTTAATAGTCAAAAAGGCATATAACATGGCAAAACAGATGGATATACCAATCATAGGAATAGTTGAGAATATGAGTTATGCTATTTGTCCGCATTGCGGGAGAGAAATTGACATTTTTGGCAAAAGTAAACTCGAAGAAGAGGCAGAAAGGCTCAGCTTAAGAATTTTAGGACGTGTGCCCATAGATTCTAAACTTACCGCTCTTTGCGACAGCGGTGAAATTGAAAAAGCACAAAATTTGTATCTTGACTCATGTTTGAACATTTTAAAAAGTAATCTCAACGAATATTGA
- a CDS encoding NifB/NifX family molybdenum-iron cluster-binding protein produces the protein MKIAVMLMGDKISPHFGGSEKVCIYTIENGAIITKEYFEMPEHRAGLFAKFIKEKGADVVIAGSMGERARYIFDTLGIKYFIGVLGNPDEAVEKLLKGELRSDETLANKIHEHEEGLHHHLHQHSHKHHHNL, from the coding sequence ATGAAGATAGCAGTTATGCTAATGGGTGACAAGATAAGTCCTCACTTTGGTGGCAGTGAAAAAGTTTGCATATATACAATTGAAAACGGTGCAATTATAACAAAAGAGTATTTTGAAATGCCAGAGCACAGAGCTGGGCTTTTTGCAAAGTTTATAAAAGAAAAAGGTGCAGATGTTGTAATTGCAGGTTCAATGGGTGAGAGAGCAAGATATATATTTGATACTCTTGGTATAAAATATTTTATTGGTGTCTTAGGCAATCCAGATGAAGCAGTTGAAAAACTATTAAAAGGCGAACTAAGGTCAGATGAAACACTTGCAAACAAGATTCATGAACACGAAGAGGGGTTGCATCATCATTTACATCAGCATTCTCACAAGCACCATCATAATTTGTAA
- a CDS encoding RNA-guided endonuclease InsQ/TnpB family protein, with protein MDKTYILPVPEKYQSLAIELSIESGKIYSKAVSFLKKMNKKGIKISRKTFDRYMEWWIHQKDFVLHSQSKQAAYQQAWTAYQATLQKIKKAKKKGKDTSGIRLPYRNKKYNKVVFKESAIHLKGNALMFSNKKGEQAIVLRDIVIKATLKYAELIYHTSKKRYYLHVVVEVKEREIEKGKGVLAVDVGVIHPMVCFDGKNVLIYNGGILNAKLRYRNKKFAEFQQKLSMCKKGSKRFRKLENAKREVLRKLNNQIRDVLEKYTSHLIGYCVKNGIGTIVLGDLKGIRNGAKHGKVSNQKVHQWMFRKVARRIEEKARFVRIDVVYIKENSTSQVCPVCGSRNKPENRNYECRNCSFRYHRDGVGAINIYRKYTGGRLLVVGQLACPTGVRFEAHLCCPTRWNVHPVGKTA; from the coding sequence ATGGATAAGACATATATTCTACCTGTTCCAGAAAAGTATCAGAGTTTGGCAATAGAACTTTCAATTGAGTCAGGCAAAATCTACTCTAAAGCAGTAAGTTTTCTAAAGAAAATGAACAAAAAGGGGATAAAAATATCACGGAAAACATTCGACAGGTATATGGAATGGTGGATACACCAGAAGGATTTTGTACTTCACAGTCAGAGCAAACAGGCAGCATACCAACAGGCATGGACAGCGTATCAGGCAACATTGCAAAAAATTAAAAAGGCAAAGAAAAAAGGAAAAGATACGTCTGGGATAAGATTGCCATACAGAAACAAGAAATACAATAAAGTAGTGTTCAAAGAAAGTGCAATTCATTTGAAAGGTAATGCTTTGATGTTTTCCAACAAGAAGGGAGAACAAGCAATTGTTTTAAGAGACATTGTAATAAAGGCTACTCTTAAATACGCAGAGTTAATCTATCATACCAGCAAGAAAAGATACTATCTTCATGTAGTTGTCGAAGTTAAAGAAAGAGAAATTGAAAAAGGCAAAGGTGTTTTAGCAGTAGACGTTGGGGTAATACATCCGATGGTATGTTTTGATGGAAAGAATGTTTTAATCTACAATGGTGGGATTTTAAATGCAAAGTTGAGATATCGTAATAAAAAATTTGCAGAGTTTCAGCAAAAACTTTCTATGTGTAAGAAAGGTTCAAAAAGATTTAGAAAGCTTGAAAATGCGAAGAGAGAAGTTTTGAGGAAGCTAAACAACCAGATAAGAGATGTGTTGGAAAAATACACATCTCATTTGATAGGGTATTGTGTTAAAAATGGGATAGGCACAATTGTGCTTGGTGATTTGAAAGGGATAAGAAATGGAGCAAAGCATGGGAAAGTATCGAATCAGAAAGTTCATCAGTGGATGTTTAGGAAAGTGGCAAGAAGGATAGAAGAGAAAGCAAGATTTGTGAGGATAGATGTTGTGTATATAAAAGAGAATAGCACATCACAGGTATGTCCTGTATGTGGAAGTAGAAATAAGCCAGAAAACAGGAACTATGAATGCAGAAATTGCAGTTTTAGATATCACAGGGATGGAGTGGGTGCAATAAATATCTACAGAAAGTATACAGGGGGAAGACTCCTGGTAGTAGGGCAATTGGCTTGCCCCACAGGTGTGAGGTTTGAAGCCCACCTGTGTTGCCCAACAAGATGGAATGTTCATCCTGTTGGGAAGACAGCCTGA
- a CDS encoding SLAC1 family transporter encodes MFLILLLIAQIKKFLSSKFYLSWWAYSFPLAAFSIATFVMLTKTHLSVFKYIFGVSLIVLSFVVIILASATIANILKKNICIEEE; translated from the coding sequence ATGTTTTTGATACTTCTTTTGATAGCCCAAATTAAGAAATTTCTTAGCTCAAAGTTCTATCTTTCTTGGTGGGCATATTCTTTTCCACTTGCAGCCTTTTCTATAGCAACTTTTGTGATGCTAACTAAGACACACTTGAGTGTTTTCAAATATATTTTTGGTGTTTCTTTGATAGTTTTAAGTTTTGTAGTTATTATATTAGCAAGTGCAACAATTGCGAATATTTTAAAGAAAAATATTTGTATTGAAGAAGAGTAA
- the tnpA gene encoding IS200/IS605 family transposase encodes MNTYRSTRHAKFLINYHFVWIPKYRKDFLKDLEVKKTVEETVQELSKAYKFDILALEIMPDHIHLFISALPRYSPSELINVIKGATGRKIGQKFPQYKQKGSVWTRAYFVATAGNVSSETIKKYIENQWKKAEKNG; translated from the coding sequence ATGAATACCTACAGGTCAACCAGACATGCCAAATTCTTAATCAACTACCACTTTGTATGGATACCAAAATATCGCAAGGACTTTTTAAAAGACCTTGAGGTGAAAAAGACGGTCGAAGAAACGGTACAAGAACTGTCCAAGGCATACAAGTTTGATATTTTAGCACTTGAAATAATGCCTGACCATATTCATTTGTTTATTTCAGCACTTCCAAGATATTCTCCAAGTGAACTAATTAATGTAATAAAAGGTGCTACTGGGAGGAAGATAGGACAAAAATTTCCTCAGTATAAACAGAAGGGTTCAGTGTGGACAAGAGCATATTTTGTGGCAACTGCGGGCAATGTTTCTTCTGAAACAATCAAAAAATATATAGAAAATCAGTGGAAGAAGGCAGAAAAAAATGGATAA
- a CDS encoding type II toxin-antitoxin system VapC family toxin, which produces MGKLQQLLDKCNCIAIDTNLFIYLVEKNPNYAELAKYIFEKIEHGDIHAVTSSLVIAELLVKPFEMGDFTLAKKYKALVSIFPNLTLREIDYMVLEKSAEIRARYKIRTPDAIFIATAILERADVFITNDIKLKNVKEIEVIILNELI; this is translated from the coding sequence ATGGGAAAACTTCAGCAACTTTTAGATAAATGTAATTGCATTGCCATTGACACTAATTTGTTTATCTATTTAGTAGAGAAGAATCCTAACTATGCTGAGTTGGCAAAATATATATTTGAAAAAATTGAACATGGAGATATCCATGCAGTAACCTCTTCATTAGTGATTGCAGAATTGTTGGTAAAACCTTTTGAAATGGGTGATTTTACGCTTGCTAAAAAATATAAAGCATTAGTTAGTATTTTCCCCAACTTAACCTTAAGAGAAATCGATTATATGGTATTAGAAAAAAGTGCAGAAATACGAGCAAGATATAAGATCAGAACACCAGATGCAATATTTATTGCTACCGCAATATTGGAAAGAGCAGATGTTTTTATTACAAACGATATAAAATTAAAAAATGTTAAAGAAATCGAAGTTATTATTTTAAATGAGTTGATATGA
- a CDS encoding heavy metal translocating P-type ATPase, with translation MKKKVLSVTGMTCTSCAKAIEKSVSKVEGVANVSVNFATEKLIVEFDESKASIEKIREAVKRAGYGVLDDREETIREVTVPISGMTCASCARAIEKSISKLNGIKEVSVNLASEKARVVYDSSQVRLSEIKNAIIKAGYTPLEIEKTSYEDSHQERKQKEINSLFRRFVIASVFAVPLLLIAMAHVVGLPLPEIISPEKHPLNFALVQAILVIPIVIVGYKFYTVGFSRLLKLQPNMDSLIATGTSAAILYSIFAIYQIAMGNYQYVKEMYFETAGVIITLVLLGKYLEAFSKGKASEAIKKLMGLAPKTAVVIQGDNEVVIPIEEVETGDIILVKPGEKIPVDGEVIEGRSFVDESMITGESIPVEKTPGSKVIGATINKNGMLKVKATNVGKDTVIAQIIKLVEDAQSSKAPIARLADVISGYFVPVVILIAVISALVWYFTGSSFIFALRIFITVLVIACPCALGLATPTAIMVSTGKGAEHGILIKSGGALETLHKITMVVFDKTGTITEGKPRVTDIIPANGWKRERLLQIAASAERLSEHPLGEAIVFAAKENNLQLFEASQFEAISGYGIEAVINGQKVLVGNKKLMKDKGIEIDSLLDIEKLSQQAKTPIFVAQNGEFAGIIAVSDVIKPNAKRAIELLYSMGIEVAMITGDNEKTAKAIAKQVGIDNILADVLPQDKANEIKKLQRKGKKVAMVGDGINDAPALAQADVGISIASGTDVAAEAADVVLMKDDILDVVNAILLSKKTIQNIKQNLFWAFFYNILGIPIAAGFLHVFGGPLLNPMIAAFAMALSSVSVVSNALRLKRFKPVK, from the coding sequence ATGAAGAAAAAAGTTTTAAGTGTAACAGGTATGACATGTACTTCATGTGCAAAAGCGATTGAAAAAAGTGTTAGTAAAGTAGAAGGTGTAGCTAATGTGTCGGTTAACTTTGCCACTGAAAAGCTTATTGTTGAGTTTGATGAAAGCAAAGCCAGCATTGAAAAGATCAGAGAAGCAGTGAAAAGAGCCGGCTATGGTGTTTTGGACGATAGAGAAGAAACTATTAGAGAAGTAACTGTTCCTATTTCAGGTATGACGTGTGCTTCATGCGCAAGAGCAATCGAAAAATCAATTTCAAAGCTAAATGGAATAAAAGAGGTAAGCGTTAACCTTGCAAGTGAAAAAGCAAGAGTTGTGTATGATTCATCTCAGGTAAGACTGTCTGAAATAAAAAATGCGATAATAAAAGCCGGATATACGCCACTTGAGATTGAAAAGACATCCTATGAAGATTCGCATCAAGAGCGAAAACAAAAGGAGATAAATAGTCTTTTTAGAAGGTTTGTCATTGCAAGTGTATTTGCAGTTCCACTTTTATTGATTGCTATGGCACATGTGGTAGGACTCCCGTTGCCAGAGATAATTTCACCTGAAAAACATCCTTTGAATTTTGCGCTTGTACAGGCAATATTGGTAATTCCAATTGTCATTGTAGGGTATAAGTTCTATACTGTAGGTTTTAGTAGGCTTTTAAAGCTGCAACCCAACATGGACTCATTAATTGCAACAGGTACATCTGCTGCAATTTTATATAGTATTTTTGCTATATACCAGATTGCAATGGGTAACTACCAGTATGTAAAAGAGATGTATTTTGAGACTGCAGGTGTAATCATAACCCTTGTCTTGCTGGGTAAATACTTAGAAGCTTTTTCCAAGGGTAAAGCCTCAGAAGCTATAAAAAAATTAATGGGACTTGCACCAAAAACTGCAGTGGTTATTCAAGGTGATAATGAAGTAGTCATACCGATAGAAGAAGTTGAAACAGGTGATATAATTTTAGTAAAACCCGGTGAGAAGATCCCGGTTGATGGAGAAGTAATTGAAGGCAGAAGTTTTGTGGATGAATCAATGATAACTGGTGAAAGTATCCCTGTTGAAAAGACGCCTGGAAGCAAGGTTATAGGTGCTACAATAAACAAAAATGGTATGCTAAAAGTAAAAGCTACAAATGTTGGTAAGGACACGGTAATTGCACAGATTATCAAGCTGGTTGAAGATGCTCAAAGTTCAAAAGCACCAATCGCAAGGTTGGCAGATGTAATCTCAGGGTATTTTGTGCCAGTTGTTATTCTAATTGCTGTAATTTCGGCTCTTGTATGGTACTTTACTGGTAGTTCATTTATTTTTGCTTTGAGAATATTTATCACTGTTTTAGTTATCGCATGCCCGTGTGCTTTGGGGCTTGCAACACCCACTGCTATTATGGTCTCAACAGGGAAAGGTGCAGAACATGGAATTTTAATAAAGAGTGGTGGTGCATTAGAAACTTTGCACAAAATCACAATGGTTGTTTTCGACAAGACGGGGACAATCACGGAAGGTAAACCAAGAGTAACTGACATAATTCCTGCAAATGGCTGGAAAAGAGAAAGGCTGCTGCAAATAGCAGCATCGGCAGAAAGGCTCTCTGAACATCCTTTAGGTGAAGCGATAGTTTTTGCAGCAAAGGAAAACAATCTACAGCTTTTTGAAGCAAGTCAGTTTGAAGCAATTTCAGGGTATGGAATAGAAGCAGTGATAAATGGACAAAAAGTTCTTGTTGGAAACAAAAAACTTATGAAAGATAAAGGTATTGAAATAGATTCCTTACTTGATATAGAAAAGCTTTCACAGCAGGCAAAGACACCTATATTTGTAGCACAAAACGGGGAGTTTGCTGGGATCATAGCAGTATCGGATGTGATAAAGCCAAATGCTAAACGGGCAATTGAACTTTTGTATAGTATGGGTATCGAGGTTGCAATGATTACAGGAGATAATGAAAAAACAGCAAAAGCAATTGCAAAACAGGTTGGAATAGACAATATCTTGGCAGATGTATTACCACAGGACAAAGCAAATGAAATAAAAAAGCTGCAAAGAAAAGGTAAAAAAGTTGCTATGGTAGGTGATGGTATTAACGATGCACCAGCTTTGGCTCAAGCTGATGTGGGCATATCAATTGCGTCTGGAACGGATGTAGCAGCAGAAGCTGCTGATGTGGTTCTTATGAAAGATGACATATTGGACGTTGTAAATGCAATCCTTCTTAGTAAAAAGACAATACAGAACATCAAACAGAATCTATTCTGGGCATTTTTCTACAACATATTGGGTATTCCGATTGCGGCGGGATTTTTACACGTATTTGGTGGACCACTTTTGAATCCGATGATAGCAGCCTTTGCAATGGCACTTTCTTCAGTTTCTGTTGTTTCAAATGCTCTGAGACTGAAAAGATTCAAACCTGTAAAATAA
- a CDS encoding DUF5320 family protein, with amino-acid sequence MPLGYGCGFGRGAKGFGQGFGRGFSGSFGRGSGICKWMYLAGSKDLPFAKEALEYEKQVLEQRLKLIDKLLSDEQKQE; translated from the coding sequence ATGCCGTTGGGATATGGCTGCGGTTTTGGCAGAGGTGCAAAGGGCTTTGGTCAAGGATTTGGAAGAGGTTTTAGCGGTAGTTTTGGCAGAGGCTCTGGAATTTGCAAGTGGATGTATTTGGCAGGCTCAAAAGATTTACCTTTTGCAAAAGAAGCTTTAGAGTATGAAAAGCAGGTTTTAGAACAAAGGTTAAAACTGATTGACAAGCTTCTTTCAGACGAACAAAAACAAGAGTAA
- a CDS encoding heavy-metal-associated domain-containing protein encodes MTKKIYIKGMTCDHCVRRVENSLKAIEGVSSVKVDLQGKVATVELSKDVKDDEFVRAIDDAGYEVTKIE; translated from the coding sequence ATGACCAAAAAAATTTATATTAAAGGCATGACTTGTGACCACTGCGTAAGAAGAGTGGAAAACAGCCTAAAAGCCATAGAAGGTGTAAGCTCTGTGAAGGTTGATCTGCAGGGCAAAGTTGCAACTGTTGAGCTAAGTAAAGATGTAAAGGACGACGAGTTTGTTCGAGCAATTGATGATGCAGGGTATGAGGTTACAAAGATAGAATAG